The Verrucomicrobiaceae bacterium DNA window AGGTGCTCAAGGACATGGGCCGCGTGCAGATCGTGATGGAGGGTGCCAAAGAGCTCTCCGGCTCCGGCGTGCACGCCGCCGCATGGGAAAAGGTGGAAAAAGAGGCCAAGCAATTCCCTGAAGATCCCGAGCTCAATAAACTCCGCGCGGATCTCGGCGTGAAGGCCAGTGAATTCGTCACCGCCGTGGAAAATGGCCGCCAGCATGAGGAGAAGCGCCAGACCGGCTCCGCCCTAGCTTGGTATCTGAAAGCCCGCCGCATGTTCCCCGGCAGTGAGATGGCCCAGCAGGGCATCAAGCGCCTCGTCACCACGGTCAAAGCGGGTGATACGCCCCAGAGCCCGCCATACCCTCCGCTTTGGAGAAATGATCGCGCACCATGCTCGAAGCACACAATCTCCGTCTTGAAGTCGATGGCCCCGGCGACACCGAGGAGAACGCCACGCTGCGTTTGCTCGATGAAGTGAGCTTCACCGTGCCGCCAGAGCATCTGCTGGCCATCGTGGGACCGTCTGGTTGCGGAAAGACCACACTGCTAAAGGTCATCACCGGCATCATGGAGCAGACAGAAGGTGAAATGAAGTGGGATGGGCGTGACTTGAAGGAGGAAGAAGATCTGCACCCGGGGGATCTCGGTTATGTTCCCCAGTTCAGTGTGGCCTATGATTTGCTCACCGTGGAGGAGAGCATCGCCAGTGCGATGGCGCTGCGCACGCAGTTGGCCACGACGGATGAGTTCATCCCTGCGCTCGATTACATCCTGGAAGTGACCGGACTCACCCATCTGGCCGAGAGATCGGTCAAAGTGCTCTCCGGTGGGCAAAAAAGGCGCCTCGGGCTCGCTCTGAGCCTGGTGACAGATCCCTGCCTCCTCCTCTGTGATGAGGTGACGAGCGGACTCGATCCCAAAAGCGAGGCAGAGATCACCAAACTGCTCCGCACGCTCTCACGCGGCCATCCGAAGCGCGTCGTCGTGAATGTCACACACAGCCTCGCCAGCTTAAACGACTACGACAGCATCATGGTCATGTACCAAGGCCGCCTGACCTACCACGGGCCGCCCAAGGCACTGATGCACTACTTCGGCGTGGAGCACCCGGAAGACGTCTATCGCCGCCTCACAGAGCGTCCGGCGCAGGAATGGGCAGAATCATGGAACCGGAAGCGAGCGAGCTATTACGAGCAATTCGGCTTCGATGTGAAATCGCCCCAAAAAGTCGAATTGAAGGAGGAGCGGCCTCCAGTGACCGAGGAGGATGCCATCGCGCATCACGAATTTCCGCCCATCGAGCTGCCATCGGCCATGGCGCAGCTTTTTGAGCTGCTACGCCGCCGCTGGACAATCTTCCGCCGGGATAAATCGCAGGTTTGGCTGCACATCGCCATGCTGCTGGGCTTTCCGCTGCTGGTGGCCATTTTTGCGCTCGATGGCATCAAGCCCCTGCGCTCGCTTTCGACCTATCAGGACAGCAATGTGGCCGTGGAGCTCAATAAACGCTCTCAGCACTTGCTGGAGCAACTCGATGCCGGCGCACTCGTCAGCGGGCTGATCATGCTGCAAGTCGTCCTCGTCACCCTGATGGCCAGCAACAACGCCGCGCGTGAAATCGCCTCCGAAAGGCTCATTTTGGAGCGTGAGAAGCTCGGTGGGCTCGATCCGCTCGCTTACGTAGGCAGCAAGGTGCTCTTCCTCGGCGTCTTTGTGCTCGCGCAGAGTTTATGGATGGGATTCTTCGTGGAAATGATCACCGGTGGGCTACCGGGGGATCTGATCACGAAACTCCTCCTACTCGTGCTAGCATCCGCTGCGATGACCAGCGTGTGCCTAGGCATCTCCGCCACCAGCCGCAGTCCAGAAAAAGCCACGATCCTGAGTATCTACCTCGTCGGTTTCCAGCTCCCGCTCTCTGGCGCAGTGCTGACTTTGCCGGATTGGCTGGAAAGCTGGGTGCAGCCACTCATCGCAGCCTTTTGGAGCTGGAGCGGTAGTTTGACGAGCATGCGCAGCACCGCCTTTTATGATGCGGTGAAGCAAGTCACCGATACCGACCTCGTCGCTCCGTCCATCGCCGGATTTGTGCTCCTGGTTCACATCGTCATCGGCCTGAGCATGAGCGTCGTCGGCGTGCAGAAGGCGCAGTGGGAGTAGTACTGCCGTGGATCACTAGGCCCGGCCAGCCCAGAGCATGCGGATGCCAAAGATGATCAAAAGCACGCCGAAGCCCTGACTGAGCGTCTCGTTGCTGAGGCGCTTGAGCCATCCCGCGC harbors:
- a CDS encoding ABC transporter ATP-binding protein, whose protein sequence is MLEAHNLRLEVDGPGDTEENATLRLLDEVSFTVPPEHLLAIVGPSGCGKTTLLKVITGIMEQTEGEMKWDGRDLKEEEDLHPGDLGYVPQFSVAYDLLTVEESIASAMALRTQLATTDEFIPALDYILEVTGLTHLAERSVKVLSGGQKRRLGLALSLVTDPCLLLCDEVTSGLDPKSEAEITKLLRTLSRGHPKRVVVNVTHSLASLNDYDSIMVMYQGRLTYHGPPKALMHYFGVEHPEDVYRRLTERPAQEWAESWNRKRASYYEQFGFDVKSPQKVELKEERPPVTEEDAIAHHEFPPIELPSAMAQLFELLRRRWTIFRRDKSQVWLHIAMLLGFPLLVAIFALDGIKPLRSLSTYQDSNVAVELNKRSQHLLEQLDAGALVSGLIMLQVVLVTLMASNNAAREIASERLILEREKLGGLDPLAYVGSKVLFLGVFVLAQSLWMGFFVEMITGGLPGDLITKLLLLVLASAAMTSVCLGISATSRSPEKATILSIYLVGFQLPLSGAVLTLPDWLESWVQPLIAAFWSWSGSLTSMRSTAFYDAVKQVTDTDLVAPSIAGFVLLVHIVIGLSMSVVGVQKAQWE